One window of Populus nigra chromosome 5, ddPopNigr1.1, whole genome shotgun sequence genomic DNA carries:
- the LOC133693183 gene encoding porphobilinogen deaminase, chloroplastic-like isoform X1: MGTPSSLCTSQALMSRPSRAAIFCTSGSVSFTGFSLKTQAFFRKKQTLRFVKASVAVEQQAQEAKLALIRIGTRGSPLALAQAHETRDKLMASHAELAEDGAIQIVIIKTTGDKILSQPLADIGGKGLFTKEIDEALINGDIDIAVHSMKDVPTYLPEMTILPCNLPREDVRDAFISMSATSLADLPAGSIVGTASLRRKSQILHRFPSLSVEENFRGNVQTRLRKLNEGVVKATLLALAGLKRLNMTENVTSILPIDDMLPAVAQGAIGIACRDSDDKMANYLASLNHEETRLAIACERAFLETLDGSCRTPIAGYARRDENGDCIFKGLVASPDGTRVLKTSRKGPYAFDDMIAMGKDAGKELLSQAGPGFFDR, from the exons ATGGGGACTCCATCTTCTCTTTGTACAAGTCAAGCTCTAATGTCCCGTCCATCAAGGGCAGCCATTTTTTGCACTAGCGGGTCTGTTTCCTTCACTGGGTTTTCTCTAAAGACTCAAgctttttttagaaagaaacaGACTTTGAGGTTTGTGAAGGCTTCTGTTGCTGTTGAACAGCAAGCCCAGGAAGCTAAACTTGCTCTCATTAGAATTGGCACCAGAGGAAG CCCGCTTGCACTTGCTCAAGCTCATGAGACACGGGACAAACTCATGGCTTCACATGCGGAGCTAGCTGAAGATGGAGCTATCCAAATTGTGATTATAAAGACAACGGGAGATAAGATACTAAGTCAACCACTTGCAGACATAGGTGGAAAGGGACTGTTCACAAAAGAAATAGATGAGGCACTGATAAATGGTGACATTGACATTGCTGTCCACTCAATGAAAGATGTTCCTACATATTTACCAGAGATGACCATCCTCCCCTGTAACCTTCCACGTGAGGATGTTAGAGATGCATTTATTTCAATGAGTGCAACTTCGCTTGCAGATCTTCCTGCTGGTAGCATCGTTGGTACTGCTTCCCTCAGAAGAAAGTCACAAATACTCCATAGATTTCCATCGCTCAGT GTGGAAGAAAATTTTAGGGGCAATGTTCAGACAAGGCTGAGAAAACTTAATGAAGGAGTTGTAAAGGCAACACTATTGGCATTAGCTGGACTTAAGCGTCTAAATATGACGGAAAATGTAACTTCCATTCTTCCAATCGATGACATGCTTCCCGCAGTTGCCCAAGGTGCAATTGGAATTGCCTGTCGAGACAGTGATGACAAAATG GCTAATTATTTGGCTTCGTTGAACCACGAGGAAACAAGACTAGCAATTGCATGTGAGAGGGCCTTTCTTGAGACCTTAGATGGGTCCTGCCGCACTCCTATTGCTGGATATGCTAGAAGAGATGAAAATGGTGATTGCATATTTAAAGGGTTGGTTGCTTCTCCTGATGGAACTCGCG TACTCAAGACTTCTAGAAAGGGTCCGTATGCTTTTGATGATATGATTGCAATGGGAAAGGATGCTGGAAAGGAACTTCTTTCACAGGCAGGTCCTGGATTCTTTGACCGATGA
- the LOC133693183 gene encoding porphobilinogen deaminase, chloroplastic-like isoform X2: MLCKLQAMILEVEVLFELAIVVLSFLSRPLALAQAHETRDKLMASHAELAEDGAIQIVIIKTTGDKILSQPLADIGGKGLFTKEIDEALINGDIDIAVHSMKDVPTYLPEMTILPCNLPREDVRDAFISMSATSLADLPAGSIVGTASLRRKSQILHRFPSLSVEENFRGNVQTRLRKLNEGVVKATLLALAGLKRLNMTENVTSILPIDDMLPAVAQGAIGIACRDSDDKMANYLASLNHEETRLAIACERAFLETLDGSCRTPIAGYARRDENGDCIFKGLVASPDGTRVLKTSRKGPYAFDDMIAMGKDAGKELLSQAGPGFFDR, translated from the exons ATGCTCTGCAAATTGCAAGCAATGATCCTTGAAGTGGAAGTTCTGTTTGAATTGGCTATTgtggttttgagttttttgaGTCG CCCGCTTGCACTTGCTCAAGCTCATGAGACACGGGACAAACTCATGGCTTCACATGCGGAGCTAGCTGAAGATGGAGCTATCCAAATTGTGATTATAAAGACAACGGGAGATAAGATACTAAGTCAACCACTTGCAGACATAGGTGGAAAGGGACTGTTCACAAAAGAAATAGATGAGGCACTGATAAATGGTGACATTGACATTGCTGTCCACTCAATGAAAGATGTTCCTACATATTTACCAGAGATGACCATCCTCCCCTGTAACCTTCCACGTGAGGATGTTAGAGATGCATTTATTTCAATGAGTGCAACTTCGCTTGCAGATCTTCCTGCTGGTAGCATCGTTGGTACTGCTTCCCTCAGAAGAAAGTCACAAATACTCCATAGATTTCCATCGCTCAGT GTGGAAGAAAATTTTAGGGGCAATGTTCAGACAAGGCTGAGAAAACTTAATGAAGGAGTTGTAAAGGCAACACTATTGGCATTAGCTGGACTTAAGCGTCTAAATATGACGGAAAATGTAACTTCCATTCTTCCAATCGATGACATGCTTCCCGCAGTTGCCCAAGGTGCAATTGGAATTGCCTGTCGAGACAGTGATGACAAAATG GCTAATTATTTGGCTTCGTTGAACCACGAGGAAACAAGACTAGCAATTGCATGTGAGAGGGCCTTTCTTGAGACCTTAGATGGGTCCTGCCGCACTCCTATTGCTGGATATGCTAGAAGAGATGAAAATGGTGATTGCATATTTAAAGGGTTGGTTGCTTCTCCTGATGGAACTCGCG TACTCAAGACTTCTAGAAAGGGTCCGTATGCTTTTGATGATATGATTGCAATGGGAAAGGATGCTGGAAAGGAACTTCTTTCACAGGCAGGTCCTGGATTCTTTGACCGATGA